The nucleotide sequence AAGCTGACCAGAGACGTGCCGGTGAACCCGGTTCCGGTCACCACCACCGGGTTTCCGCCCGCGAGCGGCCCGGCCGCCGGTGCCACGGCGGTGACGCCGGGCGCGACGACGAAGGTGTACCGGTCGGCGGTCACCGGCGCCGAGGTGCCGCCGATCGCCGTCACCGAGACGTCCACGGTGCCCGCGGTGTGTGCCGGGGCGACCGCCGTGATCTGCGTTCCCGAGTTCACGGTGAACGAGGCGGCCGCCGTGCCCCCGAACGTGACGGCGGTGGCGGCGCTGAACGAGGTTCCGGTGATGACGACGGTGGTGCCACCGGCGGCCGGGCCGGACGAGGGGGTCAGGGCGGTGACGACCGGCGCGGCGACGTAGGTGAACAGGTCGGCCGCGACGGCCGCCGAGGTGCCGCCCACGGTGGTCACCGTCACGTCGACCGGACCGGCGCTGCCGCCGGGGGCCGCCGGCGAGTAGGCGGTGATCAGCGTGTCGGAGCTGACCGTGACGCCGGTGGCCGCGACCCCGCCGAAGGCGACGGCGGTGACCCCGGTGAATCCGGTGCCGTTGACGGTGACCAGGGTGGAGCCGGTCACCGGACCGGAGGCGGGCGAGACCGAGGTGACGGCCGGGGCGGCCACGTAGGTGTAGGACGACGCGTTGCTCGTGCCGTAGGCCGTCATGACCGTCACGTTGACCGGTCCCGCCGATCCGGTCGGCACCACCGCCGTGATGCGGGTGTCGGAATCAACTGTGTACGAGGCGTTCTGGGGACCGAACGAGACGGCGGTGGCGGTGCTGAACCCGGTTCCGGTGAGCACCGTGCTGCCGCCCCCGGCCAGCGGCCCGCTCGCCGGGGAGACCGAGGTGAGGGTGGGCGGGCCCTGGTAGGTGTACACGTCGGCCGGGTTCTGGGCGCTGGTGCCGTAGGGCGTGGTCACCTGGATGTGCACCGGGCCGGTGGCGTGCGGCGGCACGCCCCGCACCTGGATCTGCGTGGCGGTCACGCCGAGGATCGCCAGCGGGGGGTAGCCGTCGAAGGTCACCGCGGTCGCCCCGGTGAAATCCGTTCCGGTGATCGTGATCACCTGGCTCACGCTGCCCGCGGTCGGCCCGCCGGCCGGGCTGATCCCGGTCACGACCGGCGGGTCGACGTAGGTGAACCGGTCCGCGGCGACGGTCGCCGACACCCCGCCCGGCGCGGTCACGGTGACGTCCACCGGGCCCGCGACGTGCGCGGGGGCGACGGCGGTGATCGAGGTGTCCGAGCTGACCGCGATCACCCCGGCGGCCGGAACGCCGCCGAACGACACCGAGGTCGCGCCGGTGAACCCGGTTCCGGTGACGGTGACCGTGGTTCCGCCCCCGACCGGGCCGGCCGAGGGCGAGATCGCGCTCACCGTGGGCGCGTTCACGTAGCTGTACTGGTCGGAGGACGACGTGGCGGAGGTACCGCCGACCGTCGTCACGGTCACGTCCACGGTGCCCGCGCTGCCGGCCGGGGTCACCGCGGTGATCTGGGTGGCGCTGTTCACCACGTACGACGCCGCGTTCGACGCACCGAACCGCACCGTGGTCGCCCCGGTGAAACCGGCGCCGGTGATCACCACGCTCTGCCCGCCGCCGAGCGGGCCGCGGGCCGGGCTGACCGCCGAGACCACCGGCGGGCCCACGTAGGTGAACTGGTCGGCGCTGGTCGGCGCGGAGGTGCCGCCGGGGGTGGTGACCGTGACGTCGACCGTGCCCACGCTGCCGGCCGGGGCGGTCGCGGTGATCTGCGTCCCCGAGTTCACGGTGAACGACGTGGCCGGGTTCGCCCCGAACCTCACCCCGCTCGCCCCGGTGAAGCCGGTGCCGGTGATCACCACGACGGTGCCAGCGCCGGTCGGGCCGGAGGCGGGCGACACCGCCGTCACGGTCGGCACGGCGTAGTAGGTGAACCGGTCGGCGCTGCTGGTGGCCGACGTCCCACCGGGTGCCGTGACCACGACGTCGACGGTGCCCACGGCCTGGGCCGGCGCGGTGACCACCAGCTGGGTGTCGCCGCTGACGGTGAACGACGTGGTGGACACCCCGCCGAAGGCGACCGAGGTGGCGCCGGTGAATCCGGTTCCGGTGACGGTGACGCTCGTGCCCCCGGCGATCGGGCCGGCGGCCGGCGCCAGGCCGGTGACGGTGGGCGCGGCCACGTAGACGTACTGGTCGGCGGTGGACGTCGCGGAGGTGCCGCCCACCGTCGTCACGGTCACGTCGACGGTGCCCGCCGCCCCGGCCGGGGCCACGGCGGTGATCTGGAAGGCGCTGTTCACCACGTACGACGTGGCGTTCGACGCACCGAACCGGACCGAGCTCGCGGCCGTGAACCCGGTGCCGGTGACCACCACCGTCGTCCCCCCGGCCAGCGGTCCCCGGGCGGGACTCACGGCGGTGACGACCGGCCCGGTGACGTAGGTGTACTGGTCCGCGGAGGACGTGGCCGACGTGCCGCCGACGGTGGTGACCGTGACGTCGACCGTGCCCGCGCCGCCGGCCGGGGCGGTCGCGGTGATCTGCGTCGCCGAGTTCACGGTGACCGACGTGGCCGGGTTCGCCCCGAACCTGACCGCGGAGGCCCCGGTCAGGTTGGTGCCGGTGATCACCACGCTGGTGCCGGCCGTGGTCGGGCCGGACACCGGCGACACCGCCGTCACGGTCGGCGCCGCCACGTAGGTGTACTGGTCGGAGGCCGACGTGGCGGACGTACCGCCCACCGTGGTCACGGTGACGTCGACCGTTCCCGCGCCGCCCGCCGGGGCCACCGCCGTGATCTGCGTGGCGCCGTTGACCGTGTAGCCCACCGCGTTCGTGGCGCCGAACCGCACCGCGGAGGCCCCGGTGAAGCCGCTGCCGGTGATCGTCACCGAAGTGCCGGCGGCGAGCGGGCCGGAGGACGGCGAGACGTTCGTGACCGTGGGCGGGGCGACATAGGTGTACTGGTCGGCGGTCACCGCGTCGGAGGTGCCGCCGATCGCGGTGACGGTGACGTCGATCTGCCCGGCGGCCCGCACCGGCGCGACGGCCGTGATCTGGGTGGCGCTGTTGCGGACGAAGCTGCTGGCCGCGGTGGCGCCGAACCTCACCGCCGTCACGTTGGTGAAGTTCGTCCCGGTGATGACCACGGTGGTGCCGCCGGAGGTAGGCCCGGAGGCCGGACTCACCTGCGTCACCGTGGGTTTCGGGACGTAGGTGTAGTCGTCCGCCGCGGTGTTGGCGTTCGTGCCCGCCACGTTGGTGACCTTGAGGTCGGCAGCACCGGTGCCGGCCGGGGCCACCGCCGTGATCTGGGTCAGGCTGTCGACCGTGTAGCTGGTCGGGTTGGCCGTGCCGAACTTGACGGCGGTGACGGCCAGGAAGTTGGTGCCGGTGACGGTGACCGTGGTGCCGCCGGTCTCCGGGCCCTGGTTCGGGCTGACCGAGGTGATGGTCGGCGTGATCGGCGCGGTGGAACCGCATTCCGCGTGGGCGAGGATCAGCTCACTGGTGACGGTGTTGGTGCCTGCCGTCTTGTTGACGATGTGCGCACCGTTGACCTCCAGCTGGTACTGGCCGCCGGTGGTCGGGTAGGTGATCTGCTCGTTGAGCACGATGTAGCCGGTGTTCTGGCCGATCAGGTTGGTCTGCTGGATGGTGTAGTTCGCCGGGATCACGGCCGGGATGTTGTTCAGCGCCAGCCCGAGCAGTTTCAGCCCGCCGGCCTGGGCCGCGCCGGTGACGCCGGTCGGGGTGGCGTAGCACTGCGCGTGCGCGTCGGCCAGGCTGAGCACCTCGACCACGCCGACTTTCACCGCCAGGCCCCCGGCGTCCGCCGACGAGGTGGCGGTGTCGGCGAGCGGGTCGGCGGTGGCGGCGCTGTTCATCGCGCCGAGCGTGATCAGCCCGAGCACCACGGACGCGTTGCTGGCGGTCGGCGGGGTGGGGTAGGCGGACTGCGCGTAGGTGGTGCCCCCGGTGACGTCCCGACCGCCGTAGGCACTGGCCATCACGGTCGAGCCGGTGAAGGCGGCCTGACTGGTGCTCGCCGCGATCGGCACCAGCACCCAGGCCAGCACCACCACGATCAGGCCGCGCACCAGCCATGCGGCAGCGCTCCCCGAGGAGCGAGACGACCGCATCTCACACCCCCACCGGCACAGAACCCGGCCGCCGATTCGACCGGCCCGGAAACCTTCTCCGGTTCAGTCACATTCGGACGACGGCGGCGGGTTCTGCACCGGTGGGGACGCTCGGCTGAGGCCCCACCCGATCGGCCCAGCACCGGTGACGGTACGTGAGGTGTGGGCGGATCAGGTCAGGACGCCCAGGGCGCCTCCACCGACCAGGTGGTGTCGGCGTCGAACGAGGCGTCGGCGTCCCGGGCCGCGTTGCCGCCCGGCACGGCCAGCCAGAGTTCCGCGGCGTAGTGCCGCAGGTACTGCCCCGGGTAGTTCCAGGAGCTGAGCTTCACCCCTCCGTCGCCCTCCTCGGCGCACCAGGTGGCGTCGGCGGCGAACAGCGCGGTTCCGTCGTCGGCGTGCTGTTTCACCCGGAAGGCCTGGTGCCGCAGGTAGGTTCCCGGATAGTTGACGGACTCCAGCGAGTAGCAGGAGCTGTCGGCCAGACCGGGCACAATGTTCCAGGTGGCGTCGTTCTTCAGCAGCTCGTCACTGGCGGCGGTGACCACCTCGGTGTAGCCGAGGCCTTCCCGGTGCCGGACGTACCGGTCGTCGTAGCCTTCGGTGGTGACCCGCAGCGAGTGCCGGCCCTGGTCGATCGTCACCGCGTCGGGTGAGGTGGGCGCCGCGATCAGCTTCTCGTTGGCCTCCTTCAGCCGGGCCGCGTCCACCTTGACCACCTGCCGGTCGTAGGTGGCCAGGCCGTTGACCTCGTTCTCGACGTCCGTGGTCTCGGTGTACACCGAGGCGGAGAGCCCGTTCGGCACGCCGGAGGTGGTCATCTGCGTCCACAGGCCGATCAGCCGCCGGTTCAGTCTCTCCGCGGTGCCCTGGTCCTCGTAGCTGAACCCGCCGCCCGGGAACCACTCGTGCCCGGCGACCTTCAGCCCGAGCCCGCCGAACTCACCGACCACGCCGGCCCGGGTGGCCGTGGGTCTGGCGATGCCGGGCCCGGTGTAGTTGTGGTTGTCGATCACGTCGCCGTTGCCGCCGTCGACCGCGCCGCAACAGTTCACGCCGCTCATGTTGTCGACCAGCCGGGTCGGGTCGTAGGCCTTGACCAGGTCCGCCACCGCGGCCTGGTCGTGCTGACCCCAGCCCTCGTTCTGGGCGACCCACAGCACCACCGACGGCGAGCTGCGGTGCTGGTCGATCATCGCCTTGAACTCCTTCTCCCACTGCGCCTTCGCGGCCGCGTCGGGCTGGAGGTCGGGACGCATCGAGGGCATGTCCTGCCAGACCAGCAGGCCCAGCCGATCGGCCCAGTAGTACCAGCGCTGCGGCTCCACCTTGATGTGCTTGCGCACCATGTTGAAGCCGGTCGACTTCAGCAGCTCCAGGTCGTACCTCAGCGCCTGGTCGGTGGGGGCGGTGTAGATCCCGTCCGGCCAGTAGCCCTGGTCGAGAGTGCCCGACTGGAAAAGGAAGTCACCGTTCAGCACGAGCCGCTGCTGCCCGTCCACCCGCTTCACCGCGATCGACCGCATCCCGGCGTACGACCCGACCGTGTCCACCGTGGTCTGGCCGGTGCGAAGCTCCACCTTGACGTCGTAGAGGAACGGGTCGTCCGGCGTCCACAGGTGGGGTTTCGGGATCTTCAGCGAAACCGTCTGCCCGGCGGCACCACTCGCGCTGACGACCTTGGTGCCCCCGGTCGAGACGGTGACCACGGAGGTGGCGTTCTTCGTCGTCCCCACCCTGACCTTGAGGGTGGACGACGAGAGGTCGGGAGTCAGGTCGACCTTGGTCACGTGTGTGGCGTTCACCGGCTCCAGCCAGACGGTCTGCCAGATGCCCGACGACGAGGTGTAGAAGATCCCGCCCCCGGACTCCGGCTGTACCCCCTGGAGCTCCTGCTTGCCCACGGCCTGGGTGCCCGCGTTGCCCGGGTCCCACACGCCCACCACGAGGGTGTTGTCGCCGGCCCGGAGCAGGCCGGTGATGTCGTAGCTGAAGGCGTCGTAGCCGCCGTCGTGGGTGGCCCCGGCCTTCGTGCCGTTCACCCAGACGTCGGTGCGGTAGTCCACGCCGTCGAAGTTGAGCTGCACCCGGTCCTTCGACCAGCCCGCCGGCACGGTGAACGTGCGCTGGTACCAGAGCTTGTCGTCACCGGTGATCCTGCGCTGGATGCCGGACAGCGCCGACTCCGCCGCGAACGGCACCCGGATCTTCTCGCCGAAACTCTCCGGCGGGGTGGTGCGGTCGCTCGGGGTGACCTCGAAATCCCAGATCCCGTTGAGGTTCTGCCACTGCGAGCGGGTCAGCTGCGGACGGGGGTACTCCGGCAGCGGCTTTTCGGTGGGCACCTGGTCGGTCCACGGCGTGGTCATCGGGGCCGACTTCGGTTCCCAGTCGGCCTGACCGGCCGCCCGGGCCGGACCGGCAACCACCAGAAGGCCGAGTACCGACAGGATGACGACCATCGCCTGATTCAGGGCAGGCGGGCGCTGACGCATGCGAGCTCCCTTCGCTGGGGGCGTCAGCTCATCAGTAAAACGGGCAAAAGGCACCTGCCCGATCGGCGAGGTGCCTTCTGCCCGTCAGATCGTGCCCTTCGGGTCGCGGCCGGTCAGCGGTCGCGGCCCGCACCCCGGGAGGGCTGCATGGTGCGGATCACCGGGGCGTTCCAGCCGCGCTCGGCGAAGGCCGCCAGCACGGCCGCGCCCACGGCCTCCACCTGCTCCTTCGCCACCAGGGCGATGGCCGAGCCGCCGAAGCCGCCGCCGGTCATCCGGGCCCCGACCGAGCCGTTGGCCTGCGCGACCTCCACGGTCACGTCGATCTCGGCGCAGGTGATCTCGAAGTCGTCGCGCATCGAGGTGTGCGACTCGTCCATCAGCCGGCCGAAGGCGGCCCAGTCGCCGTGCCCCATCGCCTCGCCGGCGGCCACCACCCGGTCGTTCTCGGTGACGATGTGCCGGGCGCGCTTGAGCAGCAGCGGGTCGGTCAGCCGGTCCAGGTCGGCCACGGTGGCCAGGCGCAGCGAGTCCACGCCGAGCGCGGCCGCGGCCCGCTCGCAGGACTCGCGCCGCTCGTTGTACTCACCGTCGGCGTGACTGTGCGACACCTTGGTGTCCATGACCATCAGGGCCAGCCCGGCGCCGTCCAGGTCGAAGGGGACCTGCTGGGTGCTGAGGTTCAGCACGTCGAACAGCAGCGCGTGGCCCTCGGTGCAGAGGATCGACGCGGCCTGGTCCATCAGCCCGGTTTTAGCACCCACGTACTCGTTCTCGGCGTACTGCGCGACCTGGGCCAGGGGCAGGCCCTGCGGCTCGGTCAGCCCGGCCAGCTCGACCAGGGCCACGGCGACGGCACACTCCAGCGCGGCCGACGACGACAGCCCGGCGCCGAGCGGCACCCGGCCGTCCAGGTACAGGTCGGCACCCGGCACGCTCGCGCCCTTGGCGGCCAGGGCCCAGGCGACGCCGGCGACGTAGCCGCCCCAGCCCTCCACCGAGCCCGGCTCCAGCTTGTCCAGGTCGATCTGCACCTGCTCGGTCTGCTGGGCGGAGGCCACCCGCAGCACCCGGCCGTCGGTCTTCGTGGCCGCCACGGTCACCCGGTCGGGGATCGCGAGCGGCATGACGAAGCCGTTGTTGTAGTCGGTGTGCTCACCGATCAGGTTGACCCGGCCCGGCGACGACCAGACCCCGGCCGGGGCAGCCCCGTAGAGATCGGCGAAGGCCGAGGTGACGGCCTCGACCGGGTCCACTGCGCTGTTCTGGGTCACGTCTCGCCCTCGACGACGGGTGCCGCTGGCGGCACGTTCTGCTCGGGGCCACATCGTGACCCACGATTCTGGGATAGCCCAGAGTATGACGTCCCTCTGATCGGGTCGAGGCAGGTTCTGATCGTTTTCGATCACCTGGCCTGACGCGTCGGTCTATCCTCACCGGATGTTCGCCGACGAGCGCCGTCAGAAGATCCTCGGGCTGGTCCGCTCCAACGGCGCGGTCTCCCTGCGGGAGCTGGCCCGGGTGGTGCGCAGCTCCGAGGTGACCGTGCGCCGCGACCTGCGCCTGCTGGAGTCGCAGGGGCTGCTGGACCGGCGGCACGGCGGCGCCGTGTCCACCGGCGGGCTCAGCCACGAGCCGACCTACTCGGAGAAGTCGGTGGTGGCGGCCCGGGAGAAGGTGGCG is from Kineosporia corallincola and encodes:
- the galK gene encoding galactokinase, which encodes MTQNSAVDPVEAVTSAFADLYGAAPAGVWSSPGRVNLIGEHTDYNNGFVMPLAIPDRVTVAATKTDGRVLRVASAQQTEQVQIDLDKLEPGSVEGWGGYVAGVAWALAAKGASVPGADLYLDGRVPLGAGLSSSAALECAVAVALVELAGLTEPQGLPLAQVAQYAENEYVGAKTGLMDQAASILCTEGHALLFDVLNLSTQQVPFDLDGAGLALMVMDTKVSHSHADGEYNERRESCERAAAALGVDSLRLATVADLDRLTDPLLLKRARHIVTENDRVVAAGEAMGHGDWAAFGRLMDESHTSMRDDFEITCAEIDVTVEVAQANGSVGARMTGGGFGGSAIALVAKEQVEAVGAAVLAAFAERGWNAPVIRTMQPSRGAGRDR
- a CDS encoding AbfB domain-containing protein, encoding MRQRPPALNQAMVVILSVLGLLVVAGPARAAGQADWEPKSAPMTTPWTDQVPTEKPLPEYPRPQLTRSQWQNLNGIWDFEVTPSDRTTPPESFGEKIRVPFAAESALSGIQRRITGDDKLWYQRTFTVPAGWSKDRVQLNFDGVDYRTDVWVNGTKAGATHDGGYDAFSYDITGLLRAGDNTLVVGVWDPGNAGTQAVGKQELQGVQPESGGGIFYTSSSGIWQTVWLEPVNATHVTKVDLTPDLSSSTLKVRVGTTKNATSVVTVSTGGTKVVSASGAAGQTVSLKIPKPHLWTPDDPFLYDVKVELRTGQTTVDTVGSYAGMRSIAVKRVDGQQRLVLNGDFLFQSGTLDQGYWPDGIYTAPTDQALRYDLELLKSTGFNMVRKHIKVEPQRWYYWADRLGLLVWQDMPSMRPDLQPDAAAKAQWEKEFKAMIDQHRSSPSVVLWVAQNEGWGQHDQAAVADLVKAYDPTRLVDNMSGVNCCGAVDGGNGDVIDNHNYTGPGIARPTATRAGVVGEFGGLGLKVAGHEWFPGGGFSYEDQGTAERLNRRLIGLWTQMTTSGVPNGLSASVYTETTDVENEVNGLATYDRQVVKVDAARLKEANEKLIAAPTSPDAVTIDQGRHSLRVTTEGYDDRYVRHREGLGYTEVVTAASDELLKNDATWNIVPGLADSSCYSLESVNYPGTYLRHQAFRVKQHADDGTALFAADATWCAEEGDGGVKLSSWNYPGQYLRHYAAELWLAVPGGNAARDADASFDADTTWSVEAPWAS